Below is a window of Frigoribacterium sp. SL97 DNA.
TTGCCGACACCGCGACCGCAACACCGGCACGGCACCGTACCCGGCATCGGCACCGGCACCGGCACCGGCACCGGCACCGGCATCGGCATCGGCATCGGCATCGGCATCGGCATCAAACCCTGTCGGCAAGTCCTGGCTCCCGTCACGCCCGCACCCGTCCCGCGCCGATCCTCGCACCCCATCGCAGCACCAGCCAGGAATTGCCGACACCGACATAGACACCGCCAACGACCCAGGCCCCGGCCCCGGCACGCCCGTCGAGACGTCCGTGGACGTCGGGCCGTCGGACCGTCGGCCGCGAAAGGACGATCCCCATCCGCCCGGCCGCGATGCCGGCCGGACCCGCGTGCCGCCGAGCCCGCGTGCCGCCGGACCCGCGTGCCGTCAAAAGGTGGCCAGAGCGCTCACCCTCATCTGCTGCACTCGGGCGTTCGCACACGCCCAGCCCGAGAGCACGACGGCGAAGGACGCCACGACGACCGCGGCGGGGACGAGGGAACCGAACGGACGCTTCATGTCTCCACCGAAGCACGCTCGGCCGGGTTCTTGCACACTCTGCACTTTTACCCGCTCGTTCCCCGGTCTCCGTCGGGACGACGAAGGGCCCGACATCCGCGGATGCCGGGCCCTTCGTGGTGCCGACCGGGGTCGGCGGGACGATCAGTTCTTGCCGAGGTCGTCCTTGGCCTTCTCGGTCTCGAGACGCTCGTCGCTCATGTGCTGGTCCTTGTGACCCTGCTTCGTGAGCTCTTCGTCGTCCGTGCGCTTGCCGACGGCCTCTTCGGCCTTGCCGGCGGCCTTCTGGACGAAATCTTTTGCCTTGTCACCAACGGACATGACGTACCTCCTGGTTGTCGGTCGACCGGACTGACCCGGTACACCCGTGACGGTAGGCCGGGTGTCCGCGGGCCGCCGGGGTTCACAGGCTGTTCCAGGTTCGTACCCGGACCGGGACCCGACCGATCGGTCTCGACCCGGTCCACTCCGTCGCTTAGGATCGTCGCCGAGGGGGCACCATGGCACGACACACACCGGGGGCGGGCGACGACGAGGGAGTCACGCCCGGTCACGAACCCTTCGCGCCCCCCGCGTCCGACGCCGACGACGACGCCGACACGGTCGACGCGTCGGACGCTGCCGGACCTCGACTCGTCGCCTGGTCGCACCCCGGCACCGCGGGTTCGGCCACCACCGTCGGCGCCGCCAGCGCTGCCTCGGCCGACCCGGTCGGCGCGACCGACGACGACGACGAGGACGGCGAACCCGCCCCCGGTCCCGCCGTCGCCGCCTCGCCGTCATCGGCGGCGTCGTCGCCACCGCGGCCCTCGTCGCCGTGGTCGTGAGCGCGGTCCTGTCCACGAACGGCTCGGCCCCGCTCGCGGCCGGGGCACCGACCGGGTCCGCGAGCCCGACCACGATCGCCCGCACCTCGACACCCACCCCGAGTGCCTCCCCGTCGCCGATGCCGACCGCCCCCGCGACGCCCTCGCCCCGGGCGGCCACCCCGCCGCCCGAGGACGCTGCGGCGCCGGCGCCGTTCATCACCCCGGTGCCCGCGGGCACGGTCGTCGCCGAGTCCGACGTGGCGTCCCCCAAGGGCAGCATCCACTTCCACTACCGGGTGGTCGCCACCGGCGACGGCACCTACACGACCGACGTGACCGACTTCACCTCGAGCCTGCCCGTCCCGGTGGGGGTGTCGTTCTACCAGGTCGCTCCGTCCGTCGGCGACGGCATCACCTTCGGAGGCGACGGGGGTTCCGAGATCGGTGGGCCCACCGCGACCCCGGCATCGGCGTCCTGGAGCTTCGGAGCGGTCACCCAGCCGTCGTACCTCTCGACCCTCGTCGTCCACTCGACCAGCACCTCCCCGGACGTCCCCGTCGAGATCTCGGCCGGGAAGGTGCTCGCCGTCGCCCCGGTCGCCTGGTCGGTGCCGCCGCGTGGGACGAACATCGCCCCGGTCGACTCGGGTGCGGTGGCCTTCGCCACGGGAGCGCTCGAGGCGACCACGGCGTCCGGTTCGCCCAAGCGGTACACCGTCGCGCCCGACGACCTCATCGACGCCGTCGCCCTCCGCTTCGGCATCTCGGTCTCGGCGCTCCTCTACATGAACCAGGGCCTCCAGGTCATCGACGACGCGCAGCACCTGTTCGCGGGCACGACGCTCGTCCTCGACCCCGACAGCGTCTGAGCCGGGACGTCCCGCACGACGACGCCTAGGGTCGGGGTGGTGCCCCGCCTCCCCGTGCTCGTCCGTCACGCCGTGTGGTGGGTGCAGGACTACGCCTACGCCGCCGTGTGGCAGGTGAGGGCCGTCACGAGTCCTCGCGACCCGGAGCGCTACCTCGGCGGCACCGGTCGGCCCGTGCTCGTCGTCCCCGGCGTGTGGGAGACCTGGGCCTTCCTCCGACCGATGATCGAACGCCTGCACGCCGAGGGCCACCCCGTGCACGTGCTCGACGACCTGCGATGGAACAGCCGTCCGGTCGAGGCCACCGCCCGCGACGTCGCCGCCCACCTGCTCGCGCACGGACTCACCGACGTCGTGATCGTCGCCCACAGCAAGGGCGGCCTGATCGGCAAGTACGTCATGGCGCTGCTCGACGAGACCCGCCGCGTGCGGTCGATGGTCGCCGTCTGCTCGCCGTTCTCGGGGTCGCGCTACGCCACCTGGCTGGTGCTGCCCGCCCTCCGGGCCTTCTCACCCCGCGACGCGACGACGATGCGGCTCGCTCGGGACGAGTCGGTCAACGGCCGCATCACCTCGGTCTTCGGCGAGTTCGACCCCCACATCCCCGAGGGCAGCGAACTGCCCGGCGCCGTCAACGTGCGCCTCCACGCGGGTGGACACTTCCGGGTGCTGGCCCACCCCCGGACGATCGCCACCGTCCTCGCCGCCGCCGGCGAGCCCGTCGAGCCGGTCAGGCCGGCGTGAGCAGGTCGTGTGCGAGCACGTCGGCGACGGCCAGCACCTTGTAGCCCTCGCTCTCGAAGAACACCGTCATGCGGTCGGCGTCGGTGCTCATCACGGTGCCCTCGCCCCAGGTCGCGTGCACGACGCGCGCGTCGGGCGCGAACGCAGGAGGCGCGGTGTCGGTGACGTCGTCCTGCTCGCCTCCGCGCGCCTCCCGGGGGTCGCCTGCCCTCTCGGCGGCCCGGCAGCCGTCGCAGTTGCCGCACCGCTCGGGCGAGTCCTCGCCGAAGTAGCCGAGCAGGAAGTGCCGACGGCAGCCGGGCGCCTCGGCGAAGGTGCGCATCATCTCGATGCGCGAGCGCTCGACCCGGTCGCGGGTCTCGGCGACCCCGCGCGCCGCCTCGGCGGCACTGCGGGCGTCGAAGCCGTCGACCGGCTCGAACCCCTTGGTCGACTCGGACAGGGCACCGCCCTCGAGCAGCAGGTCGATGAGGCGCGAGACCGTGCGCGCGCCGAGGGCCAGCTGGTCCGACACCTCCGATCGCCGGACGGGCCGACCCGCCGCCGAGAGCGCGGTGAAGACGCCCCGCAGGTCCGCGCGCCCGGGGAGGCCGGAGGCGAAGAACGAGCGCAGCGAGAGGTCTTCGGGGCGGTAGTGGAGCGTCGCGGTGGCGGGGTCGCCGTCGCGCCCGGCCCGGCCGATCTCCTGGTAGTACGAGTCGAGCGAGTCGGGCACGTCGGCGTGCACGACGAACCGGACGTCGGGCTTGTCGATCCCCATGCCGAACGCGCTCGTCGCCACCACCACGTCGACCTCGCCCGCGTGGAACCGCTCGTGCAGTTCGCCCCGCTCGGCCGAGCGCTGCCCGCCGTGGTATCCCACGACGGTGCGGTCGGGGCAGCGCTCGGCGATCGCGGCGGCGTAGTGCTCGGTCGCCTTGCGGGTGGCGACGTAGACGATGCCCGGCGTCGTCGAGGCGGCCACCTGCTCGACCACGGCGCGGGCCTTCTCGTCGTCGTCCTCGTGCCGCACGACCTCGAGGGAGAGGGTGGGCCGGTCGAAGCCGTGGCTCAACACGAGCGGGTCGTCGAGGCGGAGGCGTTCGACGATCTCGTCCCGCACCGGGCCCGACCCGGTCGCCGTGAGCGCCAGCACGGTGGGTCCCCCGAGACGCTCGACGACCTCGCCGAGGTGCAGGTAGTCGGGCCGGAAGTCGTGCCCCCACGACGACACGCAGTGCGCCTCATCGACGACGAAGAGGGCGACCCCGGCGTCGCTCAGGCGGTCGACGGTCTCGTCGCGGGCGAGCTGCTCGGGGGCGAGGAAGACGTAGGTGACCTCTCCGGCGGCGAGGCGCTCCCAGCCCTCGTCGTTCTCGGCGTCGGTGTGGCCCGAGTTGATCGCGACGGCAGGCGGGGCGTCGGGGCGTCCGACGAGTCCCGCGACCTGGTCCGCCTGCAAGGCGATCAACGGCGAGACGACGACCGTGGGCCCGTCGAGCACGGCGCCGGCCACCTGGTAGATCGCCGATTTGCCGAATCCCGTGGGCATGACCGCGAGGGTGTCCCGGCCGGCGACCACCGCCTCCAGGGCCTCGAGCTGGGCGGGGTGCAGGTCGGTCCAACCGAAGAGGTCGGCGGCGGCACGGGTGATGTCGTCGGTGCGGGGGGTGCTCGTGCGGGGGGTGCTCGTGCGGGCGGTGCTCGTGCGGCCGGGGCTCGTGCGGGTGTGTGCGGGGCGCGTCGTCGTGCTCATGTGGTCCTCGTTCCGGTGGGGCAGAGGTCCATCCCAGGCACGTGCGGGGCGACACGCGCAGGGCTGCCAGGCGATGCCCGGCCCTGCGTACCCCACCCGCCGCGGGTCGCGCATGCTACCCCTCGGTGGGCCCGCCGCGCCTCCCGCGCACCGGCCCCGCGCCGCCCGCCACGGGCGGAGGCGCGGGTCCAGCCGTCGCGGACCCCGTGGGCGTAGCGTCCGGTGCATGAGCGACGAGAAGCAGACCGAACCCGTCATGGACGGGGCCACCGAGGCGACCGACCACGAGAAGCTGAGCGGCCTGATCGAACAGGTCGAGGCCGACCACGGCGACGAGGGCGCGGCCTCGATGGCCGACCACCTCCGCGACCGCATGGACGAGACCGCGCAGGCCGACGAGAGCCCAGCAGACGTCGAGGAGTGAGTCCCGGGGCTCCACCGCGAGGTGGAGCCCTCCGGCCCCGGTCGTGACCTAGCGTCGAGGGATGTACTCCAACGGCTTCTCCCTCGTCGGTGTCCTCTACCCCGTCTTCTTCGTGGTGGTGTTCGCCTTGGCCGTCACGCTGGCCGTGCTCCTGATCAGGACCATGCTCTGGGTGATCCGGGCACTGACGGCCTACACGCGAGAACGAGAACTCCGCATCGACCTGCTGCTCGCCGGTGACGACGACCCGGCCGGCC
It encodes the following:
- a CDS encoding CsbD family protein, which encodes MSVGDKAKDFVQKAAGKAEEAVGKRTDDEELTKQGHKDQHMSDERLETEKAKDDLGKN
- a CDS encoding LysM peptidoglycan-binding domain-containing protein; the encoded protein is MSAVLSTNGSAPLAAGAPTGSASPTTIARTSTPTPSASPSPMPTAPATPSPRAATPPPEDAAAPAPFITPVPAGTVVAESDVASPKGSIHFHYRVVATGDGTYTTDVTDFTSSLPVPVGVSFYQVAPSVGDGITFGGDGGSEIGGPTATPASASWSFGAVTQPSYLSTLVVHSTSTSPDVPVEISAGKVLAVAPVAWSVPPRGTNIAPVDSGAVAFATGALEATTASGSPKRYTVAPDDLIDAVALRFGISVSALLYMNQGLQVIDDAQHLFAGTTLVLDPDSV
- a CDS encoding alpha/beta fold hydrolase produces the protein MPRLPVLVRHAVWWVQDYAYAAVWQVRAVTSPRDPERYLGGTGRPVLVVPGVWETWAFLRPMIERLHAEGHPVHVLDDLRWNSRPVEATARDVAAHLLAHGLTDVVIVAHSKGGLIGKYVMALLDETRRVRSMVAVCSPFSGSRYATWLVLPALRAFSPRDATTMRLARDESVNGRITSVFGEFDPHIPEGSELPGAVNVRLHAGGHFRVLAHPRTIATVLAAAGEPVEPVRPA
- a CDS encoding RecQ family ATP-dependent DNA helicase codes for the protein MSTTTRPAHTRTSPGRTSTARTSTPRTSTPRTDDITRAAADLFGWTDLHPAQLEALEAVVAGRDTLAVMPTGFGKSAIYQVAGAVLDGPTVVVSPLIALQADQVAGLVGRPDAPPAVAINSGHTDAENDEGWERLAAGEVTYVFLAPEQLARDETVDRLSDAGVALFVVDEAHCVSSWGHDFRPDYLHLGEVVERLGGPTVLALTATGSGPVRDEIVERLRLDDPLVLSHGFDRPTLSLEVVRHEDDDEKARAVVEQVAASTTPGIVYVATRKATEHYAAAIAERCPDRTVVGYHGGQRSAERGELHERFHAGEVDVVVATSAFGMGIDKPDVRFVVHADVPDSLDSYYQEIGRAGRDGDPATATLHYRPEDLSLRSFFASGLPGRADLRGVFTALSAAGRPVRRSEVSDQLALGARTVSRLIDLLLEGGALSESTKGFEPVDGFDARSAAEAARGVAETRDRVERSRIEMMRTFAEAPGCRRHFLLGYFGEDSPERCGNCDGCRAAERAGDPREARGGEQDDVTDTAPPAFAPDARVVHATWGEGTVMSTDADRMTVFFESEGYKVLAVADVLAHDLLTPA